Below is a genomic region from Jiangella gansuensis DSM 44835.
TGGGGTTGTTGGACGACACTGCGCCCGGCCCGAGCACGTTCGACGAGGACGTCGACCGCGCCGTGCGACAGTTCCAACAGGAGCGTGGCCTCACCGCCACTGGTGTCGTGGACGCCACGACGTACCGGGTGCTCGACGAGGCCCGCTGGCGGCTGGGCGACCGGCTGCTGTCGTATGTCGTGGGCAACCCGCAGGCCGGTGACGACGTCATCGCTCTGCAGCGGCGGCTCTCCGAACTGGGGTTCGACGTGGGCCGGGTCGACGGTGTCTTCGGGCCGCGTACCGGTGACGCGTTGCGGGAGTTCCAGCGCAACGTCGGCCTACCGGCCGATGGCACCTGTGGGCCCAGCACATTCAAGACACTGGGCCGGCTGGCGCCCATCGTCACCGGAGGACGGCCGGAGAGCCTGCGGGCCGTCGAGGCACTGCGGCAGGCCGGCAAGCGACTGCCGGGCAAGGTCGTCGTCATCGACCCAGGTCATGGCGGTGCCGACCGCGGACACCAGGCGCACGGCCTCGACGAGGCTTCGGTCGTCGGTGACCTCGCCGCCCGCATCGAGGGCCGGCTCACCGCCACCGGTGTGCAGACGTTCCTCACCAGGGGGCCCGGGTCGGATTCGTCTCCGAGTGAGGCCGAGCGGGCCCAGTTCGCCAACGACTCCGGCGCGAACCTGCTCATCTCCCTGCACGTCGACGCGCACCCCAACCCGGAGGCGTCCGGCGTCGCCACGTACTACTTCGGCGGCAGCGAACCGGGAACCGCCAGTGCCATCGGCGAACAGTTCGCCGGCCTGGTGCAGCGCGAGATCGTGGCCCGCACCGACCTGGTCGACTGCCGCGCGCATGCCAAGACATGGGACCTGCTGCGGCACACGAAAATGGCGGCGGTGCGCGTCGAGCTCGGCTACCTCACCAACGAAGGCGACGTCGCTCGGCTCGCCGATCCCGACTTCCGCGACGTCGTGGCCGAGGCGATGGTCATCGCCATCCAGCGGGTCTACCTGCCGTCGGGAGAGGACGCCGCCACCGGCGCGCTGCGGTTCCACGACCTCGCCACGAACTGACGGGGTGCACGCGTCACACAGCCCGTCCATCTGGGGACGACGGGGTGTGCGACGTCGGCGCGGCGACCGGGGGCCGTAGGCTCCCTCGCCGCGGCGATCCAAGCGGCACATGCATCGCCAGCCCAGCGTCGCGCAGCCCGTCCAGCTGGAGACACTGCCCGAAATCAGCGCAATCGATTCGCCTTCTCCCCTGGTGGTGAGGCATGGTTGATCCTGGGCACCGGTCTGTCCGGGCCCGTTAGACGTTGTCGGTCGTTCCACGGGAGGTGTGTGACGTGAGCCATCAGTCGAGCCCGAACCGGAAGACGACGGACGCAGCAGCGGCCACCGGCTCACGTCTGGACTCATACGTCGATCGCTACGCCACCCGCACCCATGGCATGACCGCCTCCGAGGTGCGTTCACTGTTCGCGGTCGCTTCCCGGCCCGAGGTCGTCTCGCTGGCCGGCGGCATGCCGAACATCTCCGGGCTTCCGCTCGACGTGGTCGGTTCCCTCGTGCACGAGCTGGTCGACAAGCGCGGCATGACGGCACTGCAGTACGGCTCCGGCCAGGGCGACCCCACGCTGCGCGAGCAGATCTGCGAGGTCATGCGGCCGGCGGGCATCGGGGCACATCCCGACGACGTCACGGTCACGGTGGGTTCGCAGCAGGCGCTGGACCTCGTGACGCGCATCTTCATCGATCCGGGCGACGTCATTCTCGCCGAGGCCCCGTCGTACGTCGGCGCATTGGGGACATTCCGGTCGTATCAGGCCAACGTCGTGCATGTGGAAATGGACGACGACGGGCTGATCCCCGACCGGCTGCGTGACGCGATCGCGACGGTGCGCGCAAGCGGCCGCACCATCAAGTTCCTCTACACGATTCCCAGCTATCACAACCCGGCCGGCGTCACGCTGTCACCGCAACGACGCGCTGAGGTGCTGGAGATCTGCCGGCAGGCAGATGTGCTGATCATCGAGGACGATCCGTACGGGTTGCTCGGGTTCGACGGCGAGGTCCCGCGCGCGCTGCGGGCCGACGATGCCGAGCGTGTCATCTACTTGGGCTCGTTCTCCAAGACGTTCGCGCCGGGTTTCCGGGTCGGCTGGGCGCTCGCGCCACACGCCGTACGCGAGAAACTGGTCCTGGCGGCTGAGAACAGCGTGCTGTGCCCGCCGGCGTTCAGCCAGCTGGCGGTCTCGGAGTACCTGGCCGGTCACGACTGGTTGGCCCAGGTCAAGGACTTCCGTGAGACCTATCGTGAGCGGCGCGACGCCATGCTGGAGGCACTGAGCGACCTCATGCCCGAGGGCGCTCACTGGACCAAGCCCACTGGCGGTTTCTACGTGTGGCTCACCCTGCCCGACGGCATCGACGCCAAGGCCATGCTGCCGCGGGCAGTCACCAGCCGCGTCGCCTACGTGCCCGGAACCGCGTTCTTCGCCGACGGCTTCGGCTCCCGCTCCATGCGCCTGTCGTACTGCTACCCCACACCGGAGCGCATCCGCGAGGGCGTACGCCGGCTCGCGCAGGTCATCGAGCAGGAGATGGACCTGCGCGCCACCTTCGGGGCTTGGGCGGCGACCCGCCGGCCCGGGCTGGACGGCCCGGCACCGGACCAGAGTTAGGGGTTCGTTCCACCATGAGTGATCTCGGCCGCGTCCTCGTACTCGCCGGCGGCCTCTCGCACGAACGTGACGTGTCGCTGCGTTCGGGCCGCCGTGTCGCCGAGGCTCTGCGCGAGGTGGGCCTCGACGTCGAACAGCGCGACGCCGACGGCGACCTGCTGTCCGCGCTGCGCCAGGACCCTCCGGACGTCGTCTTCCCGCTATTGCACGGCGCCCAGGGCGAGGACGGCGCCATCCAGGAAGTGCTGTCGCTGTCCGACCTGCCGTATGTCGGGTCCGCAGCGGCCGCCTGCCGGCTCGCCTTCGACAAGCCGGCGGCCAAGTCCATCGTTCGTCGCGCGGGCATCGCCACGCCGTCGTCGGCTGTGTTGCCGCAGTCGACGTTCCGTGAACTGGGCGCCGGTGTGCTGCTCGACGCCCTGGCCGCCCGGCTGGGCCTGCCGGTGGTGGTGAAGCCGGCTCGAGGCGGGTCGGCGCTCGGCACCACCGTCGTCCGCCGCGTCGAGGACCTCCCGGCCGCCATGGTCGAGTGCTTCGCCTACGGTGAGCCGGCCCTGGTCGAGCGGTGGATCGACGGCACCGAGGTGGCGGTCGCCGTGGTCGACACCGGTGACGGTCCGCGGGCGTTGCCCGCGGTCGAGATCGTCCCGGAGTCGGGCACGTACGACTTCCACGCCCGCTACACCGCCGGCGCTACGGAGTTCTTCGTCCCGGCACGGCTGGACGACACCGCGGCCAAGGCCGTCGCGGAGGTCGCGGTCGCCGCTCACCGGACGCTCGGCCTGCGGGATCTCTCCCGCACCGACGTCATCGTCGACGCCGACGGCATGCCGTGGCTGCTCGACGTGAACGTCGCCCCGGGTATGACGGAGACCTCGTTGCTTCCGCAGGCCGTGCAGGCAGCGGGTCTCGACCTCGGACTGCTCGCTCGGGACCTGCTGGCGGTTGCTGTCGGCCGGCATCACCGCGACTCCGATGCCCTGAGCTGAGCGTTCCGCACCTCTGACACGAGAATCGCGGCCGGGCTGCTCCTGATGGAGCGGACCGGCCGCGATTGTCTTGTACGGGCTGAGCCCAGGGTATGCGTTCAGGCGACGTCGTTGTTGCGCCCCGGGACGTGCATGCTCGGGTCGATGGTGCTGACAATGCGCTCGAGATCGTCGATGCTGGCGAACTCGATGGTGACCTTGCCCTTGCTGCGCCCGAGGTCGACCTTCACCCTGGTGTCCA
It encodes:
- a CDS encoding PLP-dependent aminotransferase family protein → MSHQSSPNRKTTDAAAATGSRLDSYVDRYATRTHGMTASEVRSLFAVASRPEVVSLAGGMPNISGLPLDVVGSLVHELVDKRGMTALQYGSGQGDPTLREQICEVMRPAGIGAHPDDVTVTVGSQQALDLVTRIFIDPGDVILAEAPSYVGALGTFRSYQANVVHVEMDDDGLIPDRLRDAIATVRASGRTIKFLYTIPSYHNPAGVTLSPQRRAEVLEICRQADVLIIEDDPYGLLGFDGEVPRALRADDAERVIYLGSFSKTFAPGFRVGWALAPHAVREKLVLAAENSVLCPPAFSQLAVSEYLAGHDWLAQVKDFRETYRERRDAMLEALSDLMPEGAHWTKPTGGFYVWLTLPDGIDAKAMLPRAVTSRVAYVPGTAFFADGFGSRSMRLSYCYPTPERIREGVRRLAQVIEQEMDLRATFGAWAATRRPGLDGPAPDQS
- a CDS encoding N-acetylmuramoyl-L-alanine amidase produces the protein MTSLRYELGDTGPAIAEIRSKLTQLGLLDDTAPGPSTFDEDVDRAVRQFQQERGLTATGVVDATTYRVLDEARWRLGDRLLSYVVGNPQAGDDVIALQRRLSELGFDVGRVDGVFGPRTGDALREFQRNVGLPADGTCGPSTFKTLGRLAPIVTGGRPESLRAVEALRQAGKRLPGKVVVIDPGHGGADRGHQAHGLDEASVVGDLAARIEGRLTATGVQTFLTRGPGSDSSPSEAERAQFANDSGANLLISLHVDAHPNPEASGVATYYFGGSEPGTASAIGEQFAGLVQREIVARTDLVDCRAHAKTWDLLRHTKMAAVRVELGYLTNEGDVARLADPDFRDVVAEAMVIAIQRVYLPSGEDAATGALRFHDLATN
- a CDS encoding D-alanine--D-alanine ligase family protein yields the protein MSDLGRVLVLAGGLSHERDVSLRSGRRVAEALREVGLDVEQRDADGDLLSALRQDPPDVVFPLLHGAQGEDGAIQEVLSLSDLPYVGSAAAACRLAFDKPAAKSIVRRAGIATPSSAVLPQSTFRELGAGVLLDALAARLGLPVVVKPARGGSALGTTVVRRVEDLPAAMVECFAYGEPALVERWIDGTEVAVAVVDTGDGPRALPAVEIVPESGTYDFHARYTAGATEFFVPARLDDTAAKAVAEVAVAAHRTLGLRDLSRTDVIVDADGMPWLLDVNVAPGMTETSLLPQAVQAAGLDLGLLARDLLAVAVGRHHRDSDALS